In a genomic window of Vespula vulgaris chromosome 21, iyVesVulg1.1, whole genome shotgun sequence:
- the LOC127071343 gene encoding aquaporin AQPAn.G isoform X2 yields the protein MCRSACMVNLKGAIGANELTDKQSGLYRALLAEFLGTMLLNFFGCGSVVTKNVVAISLAFGLTVAAAIQSIGHVSGGHVNPAVTFGLMIIGKVPIVRGILYVLAQSAGAIAGSAVLRALSAESMEVSLGVVSLADGVTPVQGLGIEFFLALILVMVVCGACDGAKPDSKGIAPLLIGLSVTVGHLVGVPRTGAGMNPARSLGSSVVMGAFDDHWLYWVGPILGGLAGGLIYTHAVGPAKKEDISTRQYATVAMEEKERFEYIDSGRGGL from the exons ATGTGCCGATCTGCATGC ATGGTGAATTTAAAAGGAGCGATCGGGGCGAACGAGTTAACCGACAAACAGTCCGGTCTTTACCGAGCTTTACTTGCAGAATTTCTTGGTACAATGCTGTTAAATTTCTTCGGTTGTGGATCGGTCGTAACGAAAAATGTTGTGGCGATAAGTCTTGCATTTGGTTTGACCGTGGCTGCAGCAATACAATCGATAGGGCACGTTTCCGGTGGTCACGTCAATCCTGCTGTTACGTTTGGTTTAATGATCATCGGAAAG gtACCGATAGTTCGTGGAATCCTTTACGTTTTAGCTCAAAGTGCAGGTGCTATTGCTGGCTCAGCCGTATTAAGGGCACTTTCAGCTGAAAGTATGGAAGTCAGTCTCGGCGTGGTATCCCTTGCAGATGGGGTTACACCAGTTCAAGGTCTGggaattgaattttttctggCATTGATACTGGTTATGGTAGTCTGCGGTGCTTGCGACGGTGCGAAACCTGACAGTAAAGGAATAGCACCATTGCTGATTGGACTTTCTGTTACCGTCGGACATTTAGTTGGT GTTCCACGAACAGGTGCTGGAATGAATCCAGCTCGATCATTAGGAAGTTCTGTTGTTATGGGTGCATTCGATGATCATTGGTTATATTGGGTTGGTCCTATTCTGGGTGGACTTGCTGGGGGTTTGATTTATACTCATGCTGTTGGTCcagcaaagaaagaagatatatctACGAGGCAATATGCGACCGTAGccatggaagagaaagag AGGTTCGAGTACATAGACAGCGGAAGAGGAGGACTCTAA
- the LOC127071343 gene encoding aquaporin AQPAn.G isoform X1 yields MCRSACMVNLKGAIGANELTDKQSGLYRALLAEFLGTMLLNFFGCGSVVTKNVVAISLAFGLTVAAAIQSIGHVSGGHVNPAVTFGLMIIGKVPIVRGILYVLAQSAGAIAGSAVLRALSAESMEVSLGVVSLADGVTPVQGLGIEFFLALILVMVVCGACDGAKPDSKGIAPLLIGLSVTVGHLVGVPRTGAGMNPARSLGSSVVMGAFDDHWLYWVGPILGGLAGGLIYTHAVGPAKKEDISTRQYATVAMEEKELQNLTGRKNVHPA; encoded by the exons ATGTGCCGATCTGCATGC ATGGTGAATTTAAAAGGAGCGATCGGGGCGAACGAGTTAACCGACAAACAGTCCGGTCTTTACCGAGCTTTACTTGCAGAATTTCTTGGTACAATGCTGTTAAATTTCTTCGGTTGTGGATCGGTCGTAACGAAAAATGTTGTGGCGATAAGTCTTGCATTTGGTTTGACCGTGGCTGCAGCAATACAATCGATAGGGCACGTTTCCGGTGGTCACGTCAATCCTGCTGTTACGTTTGGTTTAATGATCATCGGAAAG gtACCGATAGTTCGTGGAATCCTTTACGTTTTAGCTCAAAGTGCAGGTGCTATTGCTGGCTCAGCCGTATTAAGGGCACTTTCAGCTGAAAGTATGGAAGTCAGTCTCGGCGTGGTATCCCTTGCAGATGGGGTTACACCAGTTCAAGGTCTGggaattgaattttttctggCATTGATACTGGTTATGGTAGTCTGCGGTGCTTGCGACGGTGCGAAACCTGACAGTAAAGGAATAGCACCATTGCTGATTGGACTTTCTGTTACCGTCGGACATTTAGTTGGT GTTCCACGAACAGGTGCTGGAATGAATCCAGCTCGATCATTAGGAAGTTCTGTTGTTATGGGTGCATTCGATGATCATTGGTTATATTGGGTTGGTCCTATTCTGGGTGGACTTGCTGGGGGTTTGATTTATACTCATGCTGTTGGTCcagcaaagaaagaagatatatctACGAGGCAATATGCGACCGTAGccatggaagagaaagag CTCCAGAATCTTACCGGAAGGAAGAACGTCCATCCCGCTTGA
- the LOC127071343 gene encoding aquaporin AQPAn.G isoform X3, with product MVNLKGAIGANELTDKQSGLYRALLAEFLGTMLLNFFGCGSVVTKNVVAISLAFGLTVAAAIQSIGHVSGGHVNPAVTFGLMIIGKVPIVRGILYVLAQSAGAIAGSAVLRALSAESMEVSLGVVSLADGVTPVQGLGIEFFLALILVMVVCGACDGAKPDSKGIAPLLIGLSVTVGHLVGVPRTGAGMNPARSLGSSVVMGAFDDHWLYWVGPILGGLAGGLIYTHAVGPAKKEDISTRQYATVAMEEKELQNLTGRKNVHPA from the exons ATGGTGAATTTAAAAGGAGCGATCGGGGCGAACGAGTTAACCGACAAACAGTCCGGTCTTTACCGAGCTTTACTTGCAGAATTTCTTGGTACAATGCTGTTAAATTTCTTCGGTTGTGGATCGGTCGTAACGAAAAATGTTGTGGCGATAAGTCTTGCATTTGGTTTGACCGTGGCTGCAGCAATACAATCGATAGGGCACGTTTCCGGTGGTCACGTCAATCCTGCTGTTACGTTTGGTTTAATGATCATCGGAAAG gtACCGATAGTTCGTGGAATCCTTTACGTTTTAGCTCAAAGTGCAGGTGCTATTGCTGGCTCAGCCGTATTAAGGGCACTTTCAGCTGAAAGTATGGAAGTCAGTCTCGGCGTGGTATCCCTTGCAGATGGGGTTACACCAGTTCAAGGTCTGggaattgaattttttctggCATTGATACTGGTTATGGTAGTCTGCGGTGCTTGCGACGGTGCGAAACCTGACAGTAAAGGAATAGCACCATTGCTGATTGGACTTTCTGTTACCGTCGGACATTTAGTTGGT GTTCCACGAACAGGTGCTGGAATGAATCCAGCTCGATCATTAGGAAGTTCTGTTGTTATGGGTGCATTCGATGATCATTGGTTATATTGGGTTGGTCCTATTCTGGGTGGACTTGCTGGGGGTTTGATTTATACTCATGCTGTTGGTCcagcaaagaaagaagatatatctACGAGGCAATATGCGACCGTAGccatggaagagaaagag CTCCAGAATCTTACCGGAAGGAAGAACGTCCATCCCGCTTGA
- the LOC127071336 gene encoding uncharacterized protein LOC127071336 isoform X1 — MENRPTPLRSRRVCRFCLTESEPLSFIYERDHNKPFQVPLTLQIMSCVAIEVYAADGMPQMICNMCRWNLDRSYKFKSQCKKADEALRAYPLSGVLPRPFPPIPNDPPESGTKRLAEQRTQNENVKKPRVDNGDRDRRDNRERDRDRERERERERERQSEKAREKSESRHDFYEEDQDAGSEGEQESNDTKEERAKLEPGEIRVHACDQCERTFPLRQALALHIQRAHRDRNYKCTECDRMFFSKYDLSKHMATHSEEKPFSCQVCHKQFSRTSLLQRHEKLHRDELRFACQHCELEFFTNEELQKHEDTVHKKDKPYQCNICNKRFSYKQGLERHEMMHNEDKTFVCEYCKEAFRTSTKLARHLTTHAGHRPYLCKLCPRTFLLSHHLTRHMRTHSVEKRHVCEDCGKAFKRKESLEVHLLTHTKRTGMGLTCDVCQESCRNRADYVTHIKQHIEAGEKMGPDGLQPDNKNKVELDSEEEEEEEEQYSDGDDDYEPPAYIIKKLPKSKPTESEEEVDRVDKEDRKEHVVYVRGKDGNMVKKTIKTLMPVQRREVQDTKTKANPSNAPSNVKTTQLKDESQKSTRVDDTEAQVQKIVASVFKEHKIPLKHQNVVGQELAKDGTPSSSSGQSVKSQTSSQSSQGQVSCKEEKVDISTISGTPKSVNTVKVIKRIVVRKPGTSGETSTVTTSTSKESGESSNLVTQATSSSGHKVTKRVIVRRIIRQGDTTREVIMNPDGTIIDPAELAKLPTGNVVKRVIVKKPLDKSSGLVQAVLQSSPDTRPTTTTLKTNESMSTDSPKFELKTSQSSNMSSSTSKTTVAQKVSLTKGDQETKEKLEQLEKRVEQQRLKIEELQARKQQEYEPIDEMLPERHDESEDEQQLPLKRVFVKRKQSIYDEEQEYNDDVKPVAYSGTSEKEDHEQQETKDDNQDNVPKLPIVTTTATTTTTMPTITTDSVQIEVPSLSTTVATLTTVPPPTTTALVLATPISTSRKEPRQTTLTSSKVYANKKIIVVKSEETSEVDEMNRELSSILDSADTVAKIQETVLTNLTQISAVADNSQKSYASDKLKGTSSHVTTTASTTPMEIEETTIAEQETINDKEQEENLKLQRVVTMDVLNTQVIEFKPELEQATEQIVEQDDNQESTLTLDTQDLSESTDIFEPSDNVLDVQKNDNTLEDSVIELHHENDTINLNDTNDSQDSLEDKLSQMEG, encoded by the exons atggagaATAGACCGACGCCACTACGTTCGAGGCGAGTATGCAGATTCTGCTTAACCGAGAGCGAACCTTTGAGTTTCATATACGAGAGGGATCACAACAAGCCTTTCCAAGTGCCGCTAACCCTGCAGATCATGTCGTGCGTTGCCATCGAg GTTTACGCAGCGGACGGGATGCCGCAGATGATATGCAACATGTGTAGATGGAACTTGGATCGTTCTTACAAATTCAAGTCGCAATGTAAGAAAGCGGACGAAGCTTTAAGAGCTTACCCTTTGTCGGGTGTTTTGCCACGTCCCTTTCCGCCGATACCGAACGATCCACCGGAAAGTGGTACAAAGAGATTGGCCGAACAGAGAACGCAAAACGAGAATGTGAAAAAGCCACGCGTTGACAACGGGGACAGAGATAGACGCGATAACAGAGAACGAGACAGGgacagagaaagggaaagggaaagggagagagaaagacaatcGGAAAAAGCACGGGAGAAGAGCGAGTCGCGTCATGATTTTTACGAGGAGGATCAAGATGCAGGTAGCGAGGGCGAACAAGAGTCTAACGATACGAAAGAGGAACGAGCTAAGTTAGAACCCGGTGAGATAAGGGTTCACGCGTGCGACCAATGCGAACGTACATTCCCACTTAGGCAGGCACTCGCCCTGCACATTCAGCGTGCCCATCGCGATAGAAATTACAAGTGCACCGAATGCGACCGTATGTTTTTCTCGAAATACGATTTGAGCAAGCACATGGCCACTCATTCCGAAGAAAAGCCATTCTCGTGCCAGGTATGTCACAAGCAATTCTCACGAACGAGTTTGCTGCAGCGACACGAGAAGTTACATCGCGACGAATTACGTTTCGCTTGTCAACACTGCGAGCTCGAATTTTTTACCAACGAGGAATTGCAAAAGCACGAAGATACGGTACACAAGAAGGACAAGCCCTATCAATGTAATATCTGTAACAAACGGTTCTCGTACAAACAAGGCTTGGAACGTCACGAGATGATGCACAACGAAGACAAGACGTTCGTTTGCGAATATTGCAAGGAAGCCTTTCGTACCAGTACGAAATTAGCGCGACATTTGACGACCCATGCCGGGCATAGGCCGTATCTTTGCAAATTATGCCCGCGTACCTTCCTTCTATCTCATCATCTAACGAGACACATGCGCACACATTCCGTCGAGAAGCGTCACGTTTGCGAGGATTGCGGTAAGGCGTTCAAACGTAAGGAGAGTCTCGAGGTACATCTCTTGACGCACACCAAACGCACCGGTATGGGCTTGACCTGCGACGTTTGTCAAGAATCGTGTCGCAACAGGGCGGATTATGTTACCCATATAAAGCAGCACATCGAGGCAGGCGAAAAAATGGGACCGGATGGTTTACAGCCggacaataagaataaagtTGAACTGGATtcggaagaggaagaggaagaggaggaacaaTATTCCGATGGGGACGACGATTACGAGCCGCCGGCTTACATAATCAAAAAACTTCCGAAGAGTAAGCCCACCGAGAGCGAGGAAGAGGTCGATAGAGTCGACAAAGAGGATCGTAAGGAACACGTGGTGTATGTCAGGGGTAAGGACGGTAACATGGTGAAAAAGACGATCAAAACCTTGATGCCGGTGCAACGCAGAGAGGTACAGGATACGAAAACTAAAGCTAATCCTAGCAACGCTCCGTCCAACGTCAAGACAACGCAATTGAAGGACGAGAGTCAAAAGTCTACTCGCGTAGACGATACCGAGGCACAGGTACAAAAGATCGTAGCGTCTGTCTTTAAGGAACATAAAATCCCTTTGAAACATCAGAACGTTGTTGGTCAGGAACTCGCGAAGGACGGTACACCGTCCTCTAGCAGCGGTCAAAGCGTCAAATCTCAAACGTCGTCGCAAAGCTCACAGGGACAGGTATCTTGCAAGGAGGAGAAAGTCGACATATCTACGATCAGTGGTACCCCGAAATCGGTGAACACGGTTAAGGTTATCAAGAGAATCGTGGTGAGGAAGCCAGGTACAAGTGGAGAAACCTCGACCGTAACAACGTCGACCAGCAAAGAGAGCGGTGAATCGTCCAATCTCGTGACCCAAGCTACGTCATCGAGTGGACACAAGGTCACGAAAAGAGTGATAGTACGTAGAATCATTCGACAGGGTGATACCACGAGAGAGGTGATCATGAATCCCGACGGTACGATAATAGATCCGGCCGAATTGGCTAAGTTGCCTACTGGTAATGTCGTTAAAAGAGTTATCGTTAAGAAGCCATTGGATAAAAGTTCGGGGTTGGTACAGGCAGTCCTTCAATCCTCCCCGGATACCCGACCAACCACAACCACGTTAAAAACGAACGAGTCCATGTCAACGGATTCGCCGAAGTTCGAGTTAAAGACCTCGCAATCTTCGAACATGTCATCGTCGACGTCGAAGACCACGGTAGCGCAAAAAGTGAGTCTTACCAAGGGCGATCAAGAAACTAAAGAGAAATTGGAACAATTGGAGAAACGCGTCGAACAGCAACGTCTTAAGATCGAAGAGCTTCAAGCTAggaagcaacaggaatacgaGCCGATAGACGAGATGTTGCCAGAGAGACACGACGAGTCCGAGGACGAACAACAATTACCATTGAAGAGGGTATTCGTAAAGAGGAAGCAAAGTATTTACGACGAGGAACAGGAATATAACGATGACGTTAAGCCTGTCGCATATAGCGGCACGTCCGAGAAAGAGGATCACGAGCAGCAAGAGACTAAAGACGATAATCAGGATAATGTTCCAAAATTACCTATTGTAACGACTACGGCGactacgacgacaacgatgccAACGATAACGACGGATTCCGTACAAATCGAAGTTCCTTCGTTATCGACAACGGTCGCTACATTGACGACCGTACCACCGCCTACTACGACAGCCTTGGTATTAGCCACTCCTATTTCTACCTCGAGAAAAGAACCCAGACAAACGACCTTGACAAGCTCAAAGGTATACGCCAACAAAAAGATCATCGTCGTTAAATCCGAAGAAACGTCGGAGGTCGACGAAATGAATCGAGAACTTAGCAGCATCCTCGATTCGGCCGACACCGTTGCTAAGATTCAAGAAACGGTATTGACCAATCTAACTCAAATTTCGGCGGTCGCTGATAACTCGCAAAAGTCTTACGCGAGTGATAAGTTAAAAGGTACCTCGTCGCACGTAACGACCACGGCATCTACTACTCCAATGGAGATCGAAGAGACAACGATCGCTGAGCAAGAAACTATCAACGATAAGGAACAAGAAGAGAATTTGAAGCTTCAAAGGGTCGTAACAATGGACGTATTGAACACCCAAGTTATCGAATTCAAGCCCGAGTTAGAACAGGCCACCGAACAGATCGTCGAACAGGACGATAATCAAGAATCGACTTTGACCTTGGACACTCAAGATCTATCGGAATCCACTGATATCTTCGAACCATCGGACAATGTTCTCGATGTACAGAAAAACGATAATACTTTGGAGGATTCGGTCATCGAGTTGCATCACGAGAACGATACGATTAATTTGAACGACACCAATGACAGTCAAGACAGTCTCGAGGATAAGCTCTCCCAAATGGAGGGTTGA
- the LOC127071336 gene encoding uncharacterized protein LOC127071336 isoform X2, with amino-acid sequence MPQMICNMCRWNLDRSYKFKSQCKKADEALRAYPLSGVLPRPFPPIPNDPPESGTKRLAEQRTQNENVKKPRVDNGDRDRRDNRERDRDRERERERERERQSEKAREKSESRHDFYEEDQDAGSEGEQESNDTKEERAKLEPGEIRVHACDQCERTFPLRQALALHIQRAHRDRNYKCTECDRMFFSKYDLSKHMATHSEEKPFSCQVCHKQFSRTSLLQRHEKLHRDELRFACQHCELEFFTNEELQKHEDTVHKKDKPYQCNICNKRFSYKQGLERHEMMHNEDKTFVCEYCKEAFRTSTKLARHLTTHAGHRPYLCKLCPRTFLLSHHLTRHMRTHSVEKRHVCEDCGKAFKRKESLEVHLLTHTKRTGMGLTCDVCQESCRNRADYVTHIKQHIEAGEKMGPDGLQPDNKNKVELDSEEEEEEEEQYSDGDDDYEPPAYIIKKLPKSKPTESEEEVDRVDKEDRKEHVVYVRGKDGNMVKKTIKTLMPVQRREVQDTKTKANPSNAPSNVKTTQLKDESQKSTRVDDTEAQVQKIVASVFKEHKIPLKHQNVVGQELAKDGTPSSSSGQSVKSQTSSQSSQGQVSCKEEKVDISTISGTPKSVNTVKVIKRIVVRKPGTSGETSTVTTSTSKESGESSNLVTQATSSSGHKVTKRVIVRRIIRQGDTTREVIMNPDGTIIDPAELAKLPTGNVVKRVIVKKPLDKSSGLVQAVLQSSPDTRPTTTTLKTNESMSTDSPKFELKTSQSSNMSSSTSKTTVAQKVSLTKGDQETKEKLEQLEKRVEQQRLKIEELQARKQQEYEPIDEMLPERHDESEDEQQLPLKRVFVKRKQSIYDEEQEYNDDVKPVAYSGTSEKEDHEQQETKDDNQDNVPKLPIVTTTATTTTTMPTITTDSVQIEVPSLSTTVATLTTVPPPTTTALVLATPISTSRKEPRQTTLTSSKVYANKKIIVVKSEETSEVDEMNRELSSILDSADTVAKIQETVLTNLTQISAVADNSQKSYASDKLKGTSSHVTTTASTTPMEIEETTIAEQETINDKEQEENLKLQRVVTMDVLNTQVIEFKPELEQATEQIVEQDDNQESTLTLDTQDLSESTDIFEPSDNVLDVQKNDNTLEDSVIELHHENDTINLNDTNDSQDSLEDKLSQMEG; translated from the coding sequence ATGCCGCAGATGATATGCAACATGTGTAGATGGAACTTGGATCGTTCTTACAAATTCAAGTCGCAATGTAAGAAAGCGGACGAAGCTTTAAGAGCTTACCCTTTGTCGGGTGTTTTGCCACGTCCCTTTCCGCCGATACCGAACGATCCACCGGAAAGTGGTACAAAGAGATTGGCCGAACAGAGAACGCAAAACGAGAATGTGAAAAAGCCACGCGTTGACAACGGGGACAGAGATAGACGCGATAACAGAGAACGAGACAGGgacagagaaagggaaagggaaagggagagagaaagacaatcGGAAAAAGCACGGGAGAAGAGCGAGTCGCGTCATGATTTTTACGAGGAGGATCAAGATGCAGGTAGCGAGGGCGAACAAGAGTCTAACGATACGAAAGAGGAACGAGCTAAGTTAGAACCCGGTGAGATAAGGGTTCACGCGTGCGACCAATGCGAACGTACATTCCCACTTAGGCAGGCACTCGCCCTGCACATTCAGCGTGCCCATCGCGATAGAAATTACAAGTGCACCGAATGCGACCGTATGTTTTTCTCGAAATACGATTTGAGCAAGCACATGGCCACTCATTCCGAAGAAAAGCCATTCTCGTGCCAGGTATGTCACAAGCAATTCTCACGAACGAGTTTGCTGCAGCGACACGAGAAGTTACATCGCGACGAATTACGTTTCGCTTGTCAACACTGCGAGCTCGAATTTTTTACCAACGAGGAATTGCAAAAGCACGAAGATACGGTACACAAGAAGGACAAGCCCTATCAATGTAATATCTGTAACAAACGGTTCTCGTACAAACAAGGCTTGGAACGTCACGAGATGATGCACAACGAAGACAAGACGTTCGTTTGCGAATATTGCAAGGAAGCCTTTCGTACCAGTACGAAATTAGCGCGACATTTGACGACCCATGCCGGGCATAGGCCGTATCTTTGCAAATTATGCCCGCGTACCTTCCTTCTATCTCATCATCTAACGAGACACATGCGCACACATTCCGTCGAGAAGCGTCACGTTTGCGAGGATTGCGGTAAGGCGTTCAAACGTAAGGAGAGTCTCGAGGTACATCTCTTGACGCACACCAAACGCACCGGTATGGGCTTGACCTGCGACGTTTGTCAAGAATCGTGTCGCAACAGGGCGGATTATGTTACCCATATAAAGCAGCACATCGAGGCAGGCGAAAAAATGGGACCGGATGGTTTACAGCCggacaataagaataaagtTGAACTGGATtcggaagaggaagaggaagaggaggaacaaTATTCCGATGGGGACGACGATTACGAGCCGCCGGCTTACATAATCAAAAAACTTCCGAAGAGTAAGCCCACCGAGAGCGAGGAAGAGGTCGATAGAGTCGACAAAGAGGATCGTAAGGAACACGTGGTGTATGTCAGGGGTAAGGACGGTAACATGGTGAAAAAGACGATCAAAACCTTGATGCCGGTGCAACGCAGAGAGGTACAGGATACGAAAACTAAAGCTAATCCTAGCAACGCTCCGTCCAACGTCAAGACAACGCAATTGAAGGACGAGAGTCAAAAGTCTACTCGCGTAGACGATACCGAGGCACAGGTACAAAAGATCGTAGCGTCTGTCTTTAAGGAACATAAAATCCCTTTGAAACATCAGAACGTTGTTGGTCAGGAACTCGCGAAGGACGGTACACCGTCCTCTAGCAGCGGTCAAAGCGTCAAATCTCAAACGTCGTCGCAAAGCTCACAGGGACAGGTATCTTGCAAGGAGGAGAAAGTCGACATATCTACGATCAGTGGTACCCCGAAATCGGTGAACACGGTTAAGGTTATCAAGAGAATCGTGGTGAGGAAGCCAGGTACAAGTGGAGAAACCTCGACCGTAACAACGTCGACCAGCAAAGAGAGCGGTGAATCGTCCAATCTCGTGACCCAAGCTACGTCATCGAGTGGACACAAGGTCACGAAAAGAGTGATAGTACGTAGAATCATTCGACAGGGTGATACCACGAGAGAGGTGATCATGAATCCCGACGGTACGATAATAGATCCGGCCGAATTGGCTAAGTTGCCTACTGGTAATGTCGTTAAAAGAGTTATCGTTAAGAAGCCATTGGATAAAAGTTCGGGGTTGGTACAGGCAGTCCTTCAATCCTCCCCGGATACCCGACCAACCACAACCACGTTAAAAACGAACGAGTCCATGTCAACGGATTCGCCGAAGTTCGAGTTAAAGACCTCGCAATCTTCGAACATGTCATCGTCGACGTCGAAGACCACGGTAGCGCAAAAAGTGAGTCTTACCAAGGGCGATCAAGAAACTAAAGAGAAATTGGAACAATTGGAGAAACGCGTCGAACAGCAACGTCTTAAGATCGAAGAGCTTCAAGCTAggaagcaacaggaatacgaGCCGATAGACGAGATGTTGCCAGAGAGACACGACGAGTCCGAGGACGAACAACAATTACCATTGAAGAGGGTATTCGTAAAGAGGAAGCAAAGTATTTACGACGAGGAACAGGAATATAACGATGACGTTAAGCCTGTCGCATATAGCGGCACGTCCGAGAAAGAGGATCACGAGCAGCAAGAGACTAAAGACGATAATCAGGATAATGTTCCAAAATTACCTATTGTAACGACTACGGCGactacgacgacaacgatgccAACGATAACGACGGATTCCGTACAAATCGAAGTTCCTTCGTTATCGACAACGGTCGCTACATTGACGACCGTACCACCGCCTACTACGACAGCCTTGGTATTAGCCACTCCTATTTCTACCTCGAGAAAAGAACCCAGACAAACGACCTTGACAAGCTCAAAGGTATACGCCAACAAAAAGATCATCGTCGTTAAATCCGAAGAAACGTCGGAGGTCGACGAAATGAATCGAGAACTTAGCAGCATCCTCGATTCGGCCGACACCGTTGCTAAGATTCAAGAAACGGTATTGACCAATCTAACTCAAATTTCGGCGGTCGCTGATAACTCGCAAAAGTCTTACGCGAGTGATAAGTTAAAAGGTACCTCGTCGCACGTAACGACCACGGCATCTACTACTCCAATGGAGATCGAAGAGACAACGATCGCTGAGCAAGAAACTATCAACGATAAGGAACAAGAAGAGAATTTGAAGCTTCAAAGGGTCGTAACAATGGACGTATTGAACACCCAAGTTATCGAATTCAAGCCCGAGTTAGAACAGGCCACCGAACAGATCGTCGAACAGGACGATAATCAAGAATCGACTTTGACCTTGGACACTCAAGATCTATCGGAATCCACTGATATCTTCGAACCATCGGACAATGTTCTCGATGTACAGAAAAACGATAATACTTTGGAGGATTCGGTCATCGAGTTGCATCACGAGAACGATACGATTAATTTGAACGACACCAATGACAGTCAAGACAGTCTCGAGGATAAGCTCTCCCAAATGGAGGGTTGA
- the LOC127071341 gene encoding protein obstructor-E-like has translation MKKACFLCLLVCLTTATALTRKQEAAEQSRRKASLPSLKRKEEGVTRTVDEEQEKYEDEDELSDQCPEPNGYFPDGEQCDKYYDCRDGKFTVKLCPDGLVFNDFSPQHEKCDLPFGIDCTKRPELQKPQPSPHCPRMHGYFAHEDSRNCDTFYYCVEGKYNMITCPDGLVFSEKTGICNWPDEAQKKGCGSRELFNFTCPKVDDSVAATHPRYPDTEDCQYFYVCVNGEIPRRSGCKLGQAFDERTGKCDWARKIPECKDWYKDQLTDEELDALENPPPKPKPAGGGQNRRKGSRPT, from the exons ATGAAGAAGGCGTGTTTTCTGTGCCTACTCGTCTGTTTAA CTACTGCAACTGCCTTAACGAGAAAACAGGAGGCGGCCGAGCAAAGTCGTCGTAAGGCATCATTGCCATcgttgaaaagaaaggaagaaggagtcACGAGGACGGTCGATGAGGAGCAAGAAAAatacgaggacgaggacgaacTATCGGATCAATGTCCTGAACCAAATGGTTACTTTCCCGACGGTGAACAATGCGACAAATACTACGATTGTCGGGACGGGAAATTTACGGTGAAACTTTGTCCGGATGGTTTGGTCTTCAATGATTTCAGTCCGCAACATGAGAAGTGTGATTTACCGTTTGGCATTGATTGTACCAAGAGACCAGAACTAC aaaaaccTCAACCATCGCCGCACTGTCCACGTATGCACGGATATTTTGCACACGAGGATTCAAGGAACTGCGACACTTTCTATTACTGCGTCGAAGGGAAATACAACATGATTACGTGTCCAGACGGACTTGTATTTTCCGAGAAGACTGGCATATGCAATTGGCCTGACGAGGCACAAAAAAAGGGCTGCGGATCcagagaattatttaattttacctGTCCGAAGGTCGACGATTCGGTTGCGGCAACTCATCCAAGATATCCCGACACCGAGGATTGTCAATATTTTTACGTATGCGTAAATGGTGAGATACCAAGGAGAAGTGGATGTAAACTTGGACAAGCATTTGACGAACGCACAGGAAAGTGCGATTGGGCTAGAAAAATTCCAGAATG TAAGGACTGGTACAAGGATCAATTGACCGACGAGGAATTAGATGCATTAGAAAATCCACCGCCAAAGCCTAAGCCTGCCGGCGGTGGtcaaaatagaagaaaaggatcACGGCCaacttaa